The Candidatus Methylomirabilota bacterium DNA segment TCGCGCCTGCTGCACGCGCGCCCGCGCTGCCGCGAGCTCCGACGGCAGCGCGCCCCGAGCGGCCAGCGTGAGCTGGGCCCTCGCCGTGCGCAGGGCCGCCTCGGCCAGGGCCACCTGGGCTTCCGCCACGTCGTTCTTCAAGATGGCCAGGCGCTGGCCGGCCGCAACCCGATCGCCTTCCTGCACGAACAGCTGCTCGACGATCCCGGCCGCCTGTACCCCCACCGCCGTCTCCACGGCGCCCCCCACGCGGCCGCTGCTGGCGATGGACTCGGTGATCGTCGTCGGAGTCGGATGGATCACCACCACGTTGGCCGGTCGCAGCAGCCACCACACGCCGGCCGCAGCGAGGACCAGCGCGCCCAGGACGGCGGCGATGACCCGCGGGCGGGGGCGCCTGGCCGGCCGGGCCGGTGCAACGGCCTCGTGTGTCGCCGGCGGTGTCGCGGCGCTCGGAGGCCGGGCGGCCTGTTCCCGGGTACGTTCCGTCGACGACATGCTCCAGTCAAGCAAACCATACGCGGCTGGGCCCGTCCACCGGGCGGACGATCACCGGCGCGCCCGGTGCGCTTCCACGAGCAGCACGCAGAGCACCACGATGGCCTGGAACACGAACCCGGCGCTGGCCGGCAGGTTGACGCTGCGCTGCAGCGAGTCGGCGCCGACCATGAGGATGGCGACGAGCACGGCCGCCACGCCGACCCCCACCGGATGCATGCGGCCCAGCACGGCGATGAGGATGGCCATGATCCCGTAGCCGGGCGTGAGGCCGAGGATGAGCCGGTTGTGGTAGCCGACGACCTCGATAGCGCCCGCGACGCCGGCCAGGGCGCCACTCAGGGCCAGCGTCACCAGGGTGGTCCGGCCGAGAGGCACGCCGCCCAGCAGGGCCGCGCGCGGGTTGTTGCCGGCCGCCCGGATCTCGTACCCCAGCACGGTCCGGTGCAGCAGCATGGCGATCCCCGCCGTCACCGCGATGGCGATGAGGATACCGGCGTGCGCGCCGGCGGCGGGCATGAGCATGGGCAGCACGGCGCTGTCGGGGATGACGCGGGTGATCGCCTCGCCGGTGATGGGGTCGTTCCAGGGACCGGTGGCGACCCACTCGGTGAGGTAGAAGGCGACGAAGTTCAGCATGACGGTGACGAAGATCTCGTTGACGCCCCAGCGCGCCCGCAGCGCGCCGGGCACGGCGCCCAGCGCGGCCCCGCCCGCGAACCCGGCCAGCACGGCCAGCGGCAGCATCACCGCCGCGGGCAGCGCCTCACCGAGGGCGAAGGCCGCGCCAGTGGCGACGATGGCGCCCGCGTAGATCTGGCCGTCGACCCCGATGTTGAAGAAGCCGCCCTGCCGCGCCAGCATCACCGCGGTGCTGCCGAGGAGCAGGGGCGAGATCTTGTTCAGGGTCTGCGCGATGCCGGCCAGGCTCCCCAGCGAGCTGGTCACGATGGTCTGGAAGGCGAGGAGGACGTCGCCCCGCATGGCGAGGATGAACAGCGCGCTGACGCCGGCGGCCAGCGCGACGGCGAGGACGTAGGTCAGCCCGGTAGTCACCACACGGGCCCGCTCCGCACGTGGAGCGGGAGCCGCCTCGGCGAGGACGGGGGTCGTTTCCGCGCTCACCTGGCGGCGGCCTCCGGCGTCTCGACGCCGGCCATGAGCCGGCCGATCACGTAGGCGTCGAAGCGCTCGCGCGGCAGGTCGGCGACGATCCGGCCCCGGAACATGACGACGATCCGGTGGCACAGCTGACGTAGCTCGTCCAGGTCCTCCGAGATCAGGAGCACGCCGCCGCCGGCCGCCGCGAAGGCCAGGCATCGGCGGCGCACGAAGTCGGTGGCCCGCACATCGAGACCTCGGGTGGGATTGGTGGCGATGAGCAGCCGGCCTCCGGTGGCCCGGGCCTGAGCCATGGCGCGGGCCACGAGGACCTTCTGGATATTGCCGCCCGAGAGCTCGACGGCGGGGGCGTCGGCGCTCCGGGCGCGGATGGCATATTCCCTGATCGCTTC contains these protein-coding regions:
- a CDS encoding ABC transporter permease; the encoded protein is MTTGLTYVLAVALAAGVSALFILAMRGDVLLAFQTIVTSSLGSLAGIAQTLNKISPLLLGSTAVMLARQGGFFNIGVDGQIYAGAIVATGAAFALGEALPAAVMLPLAVLAGFAGGAALGAVPGALRARWGVNEIFVTVMLNFVAFYLTEWVATGPWNDPITGEAITRVIPDSAVLPMLMPAAGAHAGILIAIAVTAGIAMLLHRTVLGYEIRAAGNNPRAALLGGVPLGRTTLVTLALSGALAGVAGAIEVVGYHNRLILGLTPGYGIMAILIAVLGRMHPVGVGVAAVLVAILMVGADSLQRSVNLPASAGFVFQAIVVLCVLLVEAHRARR